Proteins encoded together in one Lathyrus oleraceus cultivar Zhongwan6 chromosome 5, CAAS_Psat_ZW6_1.0, whole genome shotgun sequence window:
- the LOC127079557 gene encoding protein MAIN-LIKE 1 yields MESWVSRSGLASLQRTSLNKIDTNLVSAFVERWHLETSSFHMPFGEMSITLDDVACLLHLPIRGIFWSPQDVTEELAIELAVDYLGVSQSQAQSHVRSCRGSYYKLEWLYDIFVHHRAASSWAYATRAYLLMLVGSTIFADKTFTLVEARYFLLFRDLDGCSGYSWGAAALVTLYRYLGDASMYSCKQLGGYPTLLQCWIHEYFPTVGKRGENWNPAGNCGLPRAMRWSYRQGVLKVDDLRPILDELTPTDVIWRPFEDHRAWRVFDEICLYRGCLKWGETVVPSLPDRCLRQFGYRQYVPSPPLDCMMATDIDVDWISYHQSVVDVIGSSSVATTPSEVVDGYLEWYYRVSHPRLVPPHRDAPREVPVPVYDAGPSDPDWARVSTLIRRYLRQVNAEEEDPQFSDLFKALHISRSH; encoded by the exons atggagagttgggtatctagatccggtttagcttcactgcagagaacgagtctgaacaagatagacacaaatcttgtctctgcatttgtggaaagatggcatctagagacatcttcatttcacatgccgtttggtgaaatgagcattactttagaTGATGTCGCATGTCTACTTCACTTGCCCATTAGGGGTATCTTTtggagtcctcaggatgtgactgaagagctagctattgaacttgctgttgactacctaggagtgtcacagagtcaggcacagtcacatgttcggagctgcagggggtcgtattacaagttggagtggttatatGATATATTCGTACATCATAGGGCTGCTTccagctgggcatatgcgactagagcatatctattgatgttggtgggttccaccatatttgctgataagacctttacacttgtagagGCACGATACTTCCTCCTGTTTAGGGACTTGGATGGATGTTcaggatatagttggggagcagctgcactagttaccctctaccgatatcttggagatgcgtccatgtacagttgcaaacagctaggtggatatcctactctcctacag tgttggattcacgagtattttccaactgttggaaaaagaggggagaattggaaTCCTGCTGGAAACTGTGGTCTTCcccgagcgatgagatggtcgtatagacagggagtcctgaaggtcgatgatttacgacctattttggacgagctgacacctaCCGACGTCATCTGGCgaccatttgaggatcatagagcatggcgtgtatttgatgagatatgtctttacaggggctgtttgaagtggggtgaaaCAGTTGTTCCATCCTTGCCTGATagatgtttacgtcagttcgggtataggcagtatgttccatccccacctctagattgtatgatggcgacggatattgatgttgattggatcaGTTACCATCAGAGTGTTGTCGATGTGATCGGTTCATCTTCCgtggccaccactccatctgagGTAGTAGACggttatctggagtggtattatcgtgtttcccatccacggttggtccctccccatcgtgacGCTCCTAGAGAGGTACCCGTTCCTGTATATGACGCCGGGCCATCTGATCCTgattgggctcgtgtatctacattgattcgtcgctatctgagacaggttaatgctgaagaggaagatccacagttttctgatttatttaaagctttgcatatttctcgttcacattga
- the LOC127081657 gene encoding uncharacterized protein LOC127081657: MIESFGSQPPEKWMSLPDMGYLIANRYNVVLVCLGNPCITFFPMTSSHSPNVSIYCIGFVNQNHWVQVNMKEGFPLPPVTLDWKKFRSHIATTWMLGFAGRMQHWQLLTPVLA; encoded by the exons atgatagaatcgtttggttcacagccacctgaaaaatggatgagtctaccagatatgggttacttgatagcgaatcgttataatgttgtacttgtctgtttaggcaatccgtgcatcactttctttccgatgacaagttcacattcaccaaatgtctctatttattgcattggttttgttaaccagaatcattgggttcag gttaacatgaaagaggggtttccattgccaccggtcacattagattggaagaaatttcgttctcatatagcaactacttggatgctaggatttgcaggacgtatgcaacattggcaattacttacacctgtattagcatga